A region of the Phoenix dactylifera cultivar Barhee BC4 chromosome 10, palm_55x_up_171113_PBpolish2nd_filt_p, whole genome shotgun sequence genome:
CTAAACTGGGCGGTAGCGATATCACTTGAGTATCAAGGATTTACCTGGTTGGTGAAGGAGCAGGACATGACAAAGCTGGGGTGGCCGGTGGCACAACCAAGGTTCATCAGACGCCCCTCAGCGAGCACAATGATACCGGAGTTGGTGTCAGGGAATACCCAGCGATCAGTCTGGGGCTTGATGGTGATGCGTTTGACACCCGGGAAGTTCTCCAACCCATGCATATCAATCTCGTTGTCAAAGTGGCCAATGTTGCAGACAATTGCAttgttcttcatcttcctcatgtgaCCAACCATGAGGATATCCTTGTTACCAGTTGTAGTCACGAAGATATCAGCCTCGGAGACCACATCCTCCAAGGTGAGAACAGGGATGCCCTCCATCAGGGCCTGAAGGGCACAAATGGGGTCAATTTCGGTGACAATCACCCGGGCTCCAGCTTGCTTCAAGGCAGCAGCACAACCCTTGCCCACATCACCATAACCACAGACCACAGCGACCTTGCCAGCAATCATCACATCAGTGGCCCTCATCAAGCCATCAGGGAGAGAGTGCCGGCATCCGTACAGATTAtcgaactgtttttttttttgtgtttgggggggggggggggtggtccACAAAAGAACCAAGAAACAAAACAAGCACACATATAATCAGAGATTCAGATCCACAAGTAAAATTATAAACAAAATCATGACACCAACTCTTGATCTTAGAGCTATGAATCtagatcaaaaaaaataataataataaaacagatTTAATTAGCATTTTGAACTAATAGAATATTGAGATTATCTACTTCCTAGCTGaaaagatttcagatctgatacgGTGAATCAGTTTTGCTGCCAGAAAGTCCATTAAAAGTTCAAGAACTAACCAGCCAATACTCTTTTAGCTACTAGAACACGACAATTCAGCAATCCAACAAAAGAGTACTGGATTTCAAACAAGAATTACAATAAAATTCTACATTAGATATCAGATCTATCAAATATGGGTAATCTGTGGTGAAACAAAAATACTGAATTTATTAAGTAAATTtccatttaaaaaattaaacataAGGACGATCTACTCTTCGCATCCAAAATCCCAACTGTCGATCTACCAACTATAGTAGAACCTCGGATTCTTAGATTCAGATAGCTTCCTAGCGATCACATGTTTGAACCAACTACAATCCCGATCCAAAGGATTAGTTAGAGAGACAGAAAGTAGTTGCTACTATGGATTGATGAAATTAAATTACCGAACCCTCGATCTGGATCACATAATGGACGGAGAGATAATATCAGATCTAGAAGTCGATCacacaagaaagaaagaaatcgtAGATCTGGATGGATTTAGATCGGTAGAAGTTGCTGTTCGTTTTACCTTGCTCTTGGTGACGGAGTCGTTAACGTTGATGGCCGGAAAGAGGAGGGCCCCGCTGGCCTGCATCTGGTACAGCCTCTTGACGCCGGTGGTGGTCTCCTCAGAGACGCCGACGAGCCTCTCCTTCATCTTGTGGTACTTCTTGGGATTCACCTTGAGGCTGTCCCGGATGAGCCCCAGCACGATCTGGAACTCGGCGTTGTCGGTGGAGGCCGGGTCGGGCATCTTCCCGGTCTTCTCGTACTCCTCCTCGGCCTTGACGCCCTCGTGGATGAGGAGGGTGGCGTCCCCGCCGTCGTCAACGATGAGGTCGGGGCCGCCGGCGGGGCCCCACTCAAGGCAACGCTCAGTGCACCACCAGTACTCCTGGAGGGTCTCGCCCTTCCAGGCGAACACGGCAGCGGAGTCGCGGgcgatggcggcggcggcgtggTCCTGAGTGGAGAAGATGTTGCAGGAGCACCAGCGGACCTCGGCACCGAGGGCGGTGAGGGTCTCGATAAGGACGGCGGTCTGGATGGTCATGTGGAGGGAGCCGGAGATGCGGGCGCCCTTAAAGGGCTGGGAGGGGCCGTATTCGGATCGGCAGGCCATGAGGCCGGGCATCTCCACCTCGGCGAGCTCGAGCTCAAGACGGCCGAAATCGGCCTGGGAGAGGTCCTTCACCTTGTACTCACGCCCGGAGGACGTCTTCTCCACGAGAAGAGCCATGGCGATGGCGTCGGCTTCTTCTCACTCGAGATCggcaagaagaggagagaaCCGAGAGAGCTTTAGGACTTAGAACGCGAGGATAAGCGGCGAGCGGGGCGAGAGCAGAAGGAAATGGGGTGGGGGATATTTATAGAGGAAAGACGGGGATGGACGGATGGGATGGGATTTTGGGTTGGATCTGGAGGATATGGACCGTTGGATTTGTCTTGCGGGTTTGGGGGAGTGGGGGGCCGGTGGGAGTTGGTGTGAAGCGAGCCGCATCCATGGAAAGAACAGGGGAAGTGCGTTTGTCGGTTGTGTTGTATTGGTTGACAGAGCGTAAATGGGCTTTTGGGCTTTGGGCTTTGGGCTTTGGAACTGCTAAGAAATCCACGATTTGTTTAAACCCCGGAAGTGCGGGGACTCAAGAACACACTTCCACGTGCGACATAAAGGTCTTAATTGGATGAAACTCACCGGTCATCaataaatgggtcgggttgtatctttcgcatgAAATATTTCATGATTCATCATTTTTTGTGACATCAACCCAACAGTTGACATCACTGAAAAAGGTGAAGTATTCCTTCGCTCAAAAGATACAACCTGAACCTCAATAAACAAATGTATAATTTGTTTGGGCTTACATAAATTCAGATCACAATATGTATGATCTTGCGACATAAAAAAACTATAGCCATGAAGGACAGATGGTTATATGAAgagtttattttttattatttgcgTAACTTGATTAATAtggtcttttttttaattaatatgtaCTTCATTTGTCTCAATATTAAACTAAGAGAAGAGTAGAGTGAAGGGGTTAGTGCACCATTTCCATGAGATTTTAGTTATGTAGATAGATAAATATATTCCAACTTTAGGTGATCTACTTCTCATATTTATCTGAAATCATTAGCTTGAGAGAGAATAAAATAGCATGTATTACAATAATAGAATATATCATATGCAATTAATAGAGGTGATATAGTGACTCTATCATAACTCTTCATTAAGTTATAACATAACTAGAATAGACCTTAACACATGCATTGCATATGAAAGAAAGTTTAAGCATCCAAAATCAATTTTAATCCATCTTACTAGATATTTTTCACTTGAGAGACTGAATTTGTTAAAAGAGGATGCGAaagctcttttttatttttgaaataaaggaCTACCGAGATAAAAAAAACTCTCTTGAGATTTCTTAAGAATAAAAAAGAGTGTTGTGAGACAGGTATTTCTTTCTCATTCTACTATATATGAAAAAGATTAAATATAATTTCTTCGAGCTACGTTGTGACGTAACGGTATAGGCTGCTAAAACCTACTtgtctatttatttttaatgtcACTGGGAGTCCAATATTTAAAAGACAAAGGGAGTTAATAGATGAGATGCATGGAATATGGAATATATGTAGTTATTAAGAATCAATTCCCCATAAAGTCCCATAtggctttttatttttctttttcccctctCATCTCTAAGTTTTCCTATCATATGATCCCATCTAATATAAGTTAAACATCTAAAGGTCGATCACATAGAATTTCTCTTTAAATATAATATAGATAGATATTATTTTggttatattttaatataactATACTAATGAATGTGACCATCAACATGGATGATCGTGCACATCCTATTAGAGTGCCATCCATCTCTCTTCACTTGCGTGACATCCAAtctcttatattttatttggaAGATTAACAGTACAAATCTAGTAGCATACTATTTCTATCATGACCAGTGCTTATAATCAAAATTACTTCATAATCTCATGATAAATATTGTGCATCATTCTTATAAATGACATCATTTTTATGAATATAGGAAATGTCAAATTTTCTTTCTCATATGGTAACAATGTAAAATATACTGAACATTCGACGAATTATCTCCAAGAGTTCTCTTtctatatattataaaaagttGACACATCTAATTCATCTAAGAGAAAGTATCGAACGATATTCATGAATTCAATTACTTTTTCATTATTTGTATAAGTGATTGATATTCTATCAGTTGTTAGAAATAAAATACATTTTTATATAAACAAAGAGAGTTGATGGATAGAGTTTAAACAAATTAGATGTATCTATCAAAAAATTATACATACTTCTAGATTTCTCTTTACAGAAATGGGATGATTAAATATCAAAACAAGTTGAATATTAAACTTAGAAGTTTGTTTTGTAGTATAACAAAAGATAACTAGTGTTGCATCGACCTACTATATATGGAATGAAAGAACAGATGGATATAAATACTTTTTAATAGATATAGTCTATCTTGTACCTAATGTATCCTATTGTTTTTCTCTCTTAATAGCTCCatgaattaattatatttttaatcaaaCAAGAAGTTATATTCAATACTTTATGGATGAATAAGTGGTAGCATTTTAGTAGATAAAAAGGTTTAGGAACTACAAATAAAGGCTCAAATAATTTATATGATGATAGTACAGAAGTACAAATAAGCTAACCTCACATAAAAGCTCCCATAAGCTAGACTTTAGGGCTTTCACATTACATATCCATCTTTaaaaacaactaaacccaaactTTTCCTAGCTATTTAGGTTTTAGTGAGAagccaaatgaaaaaaaaaacatggatcTTGATGCGATTCCATTAACAAGGGGATGGATATATGCCACAATTTTTTGGAGTGGAATCCAAGTTTTTTTGAATCATGCTACTCATCAATAACTGTGAATGGAACAATCTATGAAGGTCATAGCTTCAACTTAGGCTTCATCTTAATTGCAGAATCATGGACAATAATGTCATGATCCA
Encoded here:
- the LOC103717175 gene encoding adenosylhomocysteinase; its protein translation is MALLVEKTSSGREYKVKDLSQADFGRLELELAEVEMPGLMACRSEYGPSQPFKGARISGSLHMTIQTAVLIETLTALGAEVRWCSCNIFSTQDHAAAAIARDSAAVFAWKGETLQEYWWCTERCLEWGPAGGPDLIVDDGGDATLLIHEGVKAEEEYEKTGKMPDPASTDNAEFQIVLGLIRDSLKVNPKKYHKMKERLVGVSEETTTGVKRLYQMQASGALLFPAINVNDSVTKSKFDNLYGCRHSLPDGLMRATDVMIAGKVAVVCGYGDVGKGCAAALKQAGARVIVTEIDPICALQALMEGIPVLTLEDVVSEADIFVTTTGNKDILMVGHMRKMKNNAIVCNIGHFDNEIDMHGLENFPGVKRITIKPQTDRWVFPDTNSGIIVLAEGRLMNLGCATGHPSFVMSCSFTNQVIAQLELWKERASGKYEKKVYVLPKHLDEKVAALHLGKLGAKLTKLTPSQAEYINVPIEGPYKPAHYRY